A segment of the Streptobacillus ratti genome:
GATATCTTATTAACTACTACACCCGGAGCTCCAGCTGCTGCTAATCCTTCAATTCCTCCAAAGAAAGACATTGCTGCTGCAGCCCAAATAAGTGCTATTATTCCTTCAGCTATCATAGCCCCATAGAATACTCTTCTTCCTTCTTTTTCTGATCTTATACATCTTGCCATCATAGGTGATTGTGTTGCATGGAATCCACTAATTGCTCCACAAGCTATTGAGATACATAAGTAAGGGAAAATTGATTTTCCTGCTGGGTGCATATTTACAAAAGCTATTTCAGGAATTTCAAAACCTTTTAAAAGTATTCCTCCCCCTATTCCTATTGCCATTAAAAGAAGTGAAAGTCCAAATACTGGATAAATTTTTCCTATAACTTTATCAACTGGTAAAATAGTAGCAAATAAGTAATAGATTATTATTAAAGCTAACCATACTTCATATCTTACACCTGTTATACTATTTAAAATTTGTGCTGGACTCATTATGAATATAACACCAACAAGTAATAATAGTACAACAGAAAATATTCTCATTACTTGTTTTGCAGTTAATCCTAAATTTTCTCCAACAATTTCTGAAACAGAAGCTCCATCTTGTCTAACAGACATCATTCCTATTAAATAATCATGAACTGCTCCACCAAAAATACAACCAAATACTATCCAAATAAAAGCTGCTGGTCCCCATAAAGCTCCTGCAATAGCTCCGAATATAGGTCCTGTCCCTGCTATATTAAGAAATTGTATTAAAAAGGCTCTTGC
Coding sequences within it:
- a CDS encoding carbon starvation CstA family protein; the encoded protein is MYSFIFSIIALILGYAIYGKIVDKIFGSDETRLTPAKRMSDGVDYVEIGWARAFLIQFLNIAGTGPIFGAIAGALWGPAAFIWIVFGCIFGGAVHDYLIGMMSVRQDGASVSEIVGENLGLTAKQVMRIFSVVLLLLVGVIFIMSPAQILNSITGVRYEVWLALIIIYYLFATILPVDKVIGKIYPVFGLSLLLMAIGIGGGILLKGFEIPEIAFVNMHPAGKSIFPYLCISIACGAISGFHATQSPMMARCIRSEKEGRRVFYGAMIAEGIIALIWAAAAMSFFGGIEGLAAAGAPGVVVNKISMGILGKIGGALAILGVVVCPITSGDTAFRSARLTIADSFNLKQGPIVNRFIIVIPLFILGISLCFIEFSVVWRYFSWSNQTLATITLWAAVKYLANRGKNYWIALIPAMFMTVVVTSYIIAAPEGFVRFFNGIDINLVENIAIIIGIIFSGLCTLLFFLTNKGKNEKLD